The sequence ctttataatattttcttttcaggcTCGTTGAGCATTCACTGTTGCGAAAAAGTTGCAGGCAAAATTTCGATACATATGTAGGTGAAGTTTACTTAATGTAAAAACAtattcacgtggtgtcaggctgtcccatcgcTACACTGCACACAAAATgcgcgaaattttttttattttgtgaagtTACAGCGCATTtcgaataattgttttttagttCAAGCACGAATTTTCGTGAAGTGGAGCTATGGGACAGCATGACACCACGTGCATGTATtagaatttattgattaacatttcttttttaaacaGTACGTAGAAAAAGTACGGGATTTAGGTATGCATTGTGGAGCGACATGTTGGGCATGTGAACTTTTGGCTAACCCATCTGTCGACACACTGAAAAGTAGAATAATCAAAGCTATCAAAACATCTTCAAACTTACACTTTTATGAAACCTTCTGCGACATGTATTGCATTTTTAAGACGCATTTCTTCATGACAAATGACACAGTCGGTATCTTGCAGCTCACTTTCCAATGCTATTTCTTCTGTCGGTTGTTGGTTGGTGTTATGATCAGTTAATGATAAGGCAGCACTTATCATTGCCAATGTGTCAACCTCTATGATGTTCTCGTCGTATAGCATTTTGAGAGTTGAATTTTCGTGTCTCAATTGTTCATTCTCGTGGGATAGATTTGAAATCGCCACGATATGTTCATTGACTTCTTCGGTTAATCTGACTCTGTTCAATATCATGTGAAAAGTCCAAAACATCAAAGAACTTACCTCACATTTTCTAGCATCGTATTAATTTCAGACAGACTAAGTCCAACACCGCCATCCTGGCCCAAAACTGCATTTGAGGTGTCCGGTGGGTTGTTCGCTGGCACCTGAGATTCCAACTGTtgtttttccagtttcatCTGTGCAATTTTTCTATGTAACTGGGTGATTGCCAGTTTATGCTTCTCATTTAGAGAATTAGCCTCgttgagttttctgaaaaaaatgactgCAGTGGGGCTGGCGAGGCTGCCAAAAAAAACAGTCCTAAACTCAACTTGCAACTATGAACAGATCAATTGAAATCTTATTCAAAAACCGTGTTTCGGAAACTACAATGGTTTTTGAGTACCATCAAAGTTACCAAACGTTGACTGACCAAGCATTAAAGAAGGAGTATTCTGAATGGGggaattgttttaaaatgtaacaTTTGTGCTCAAACTTATGAAtataacaaaagaaaacgggaaaaatccgttaacattgagcattttgagacagaaaaatcggcaaaaaatctttaaaatttaactaaaGAAATCCTAGGCCATGaggattttcaaatatttaaccTGTTCTGTATTGTATTTTGAATaagtattttataaaattcctTCTTCTCAgttttcttaaactttttgagagagaaaaactaattaaagttggaaaaatgaaattgatatCAATGTTTTGTTGAACGAATTTTTTCTAGGAATCGCGTGGTGGCCTAAGATTCATTCACgcgcaaatttgaaattaatttttcccgTTATTCTTTTGTTATTTTCGTAAGTTTGAGCACGATTATTACATTTTAAGACAATTTCCCCATTTAGGATACTCCTTTTTTAAGAACGTGAGTATAAAACAATCAGTGATAAAACTTACTGAATCAATGCCTCTTGCTGATTATCCTGGTTTTGTAGAACGATTTCTGGATGAAACTGCTGAACAGCAGTTGGGATATAACCACCTCTCAACCCCGCTCCTCGTCCAGAAAACCCTCCTCGAAATGGGCGACGAAAGCTTTGAGGTGACCCTATTTCGACGGATTTGGCTGATTCGGGTAGTTCGTTCTAAAAATCGTAAGTGTGGGAAATCTGGCCACATTCAAACACTTACtgtatcaaaacattttgtgtgTCATCCTGATTAGCCAAAGTGGCTTGTAACAAAGGAACCTGCGGGATAACTGAAGGGTGATACACTCCTCTGAATCCTGCTCCTCTTCCACGAGACCCTCCGCGAAAAGGACGTCGAGAGTCTTGAGAAAACCCGCGGAAAGTTGGGAGAATTGGAGGGTTTGTATAGctcattctaaaaattattttaaaaaatcaatgttatCAAAAAGGAAGAGAAAGTTGCGGCATGCTTGCTTGCGTGCAGCAACTGATAATGTATTACCTTTTGGCTcttaatgttgaaaataaatcaaatcaatCAAACTGATAACAATGGTTTgctgtattaaaaaaaactggaaatccTTCTCGAAATAGGCGACAAGAGATTTGAGAAAAACCTCTGATGATTGGCGGGTTTGAAGTTTTCCTGTTGCTCAtttaaaaatggcaaaaacgtagaaattgataaaaaggCAAAAGAATGTTGAATGATGCAAATAAACTGATCAAAATGAATGTTTTATTGACAAAccgttatattttttgttaaaaggAAAACTTTTAATGCTCTTTGAGAAAAAGCTTCGTCGCTCTTTTGCATTGTTTTCAGATTAAGATAGAACAATGTTACAAACCAAAATTGTGGAGTTACAGTCGTTTtgattttaacataaaatagGTTCTCacgaggtgtcggctgctttatTGGTTCTGTAGATAGTTCAAACATGTGAAACTAATAAGCATGATTATGTGCGATTGTTTGATaggtgaacattttttgaaacatttttagtgTTTGAGTTATGAGCGGGGAGAATGGCAATACCTATTCATTCACATTTATTAatagaaaattggtttttttgataaagtttgaTTAGtgtaaaaattgcataaaaatgAGTGGGTAAAACAATAcacaattaataaaaataaatattcaatcaTAGTTCACAACAAAATGACATTCTGGCGGGACCCATTCTCCATTTTGGTGTGCATAGCATacttcaattttcgaattcagATGTGAAGGC comes from Caenorhabditis elegans chromosome X and encodes:
- the F57C12.6 gene encoding Cerebellar degeneration-related protein 2-like (Confirmed by transcript evidence) — encoded protein: MKLEKQQLESQVPANNPPDTSNAVLGQDGGVGLSLSEINTMLENVRVRLTEEVNEHIVAISNLSHENEQLRHENSTLKMLYDENIIEVDTLAMISAALSLTDHNTNQQPTEEIALESELQDTDCVICHEEMRLKNAIHVAEGFIKVVSTDGLAKSSHAQHVAPQCIPKSRTFSTYCLKKKC